The proteins below are encoded in one region of Hordeum vulgare subsp. vulgare chromosome 3H, MorexV3_pseudomolecules_assembly, whole genome shotgun sequence:
- the LOC123444613 gene encoding protein RICE SALT SENSITIVE 3-like, producing MVGSGAAGGGGGDHARSKEAAGMMALHEALRNVCLNSDWTYSVFWTIRPRPRCRGGNGCKVGDDNGSLMLMWEDGFCRPRMAECLEDMDGEDPVRKAFSKMSIQLYNYGEGLMGKVASDKCHKWVFKEPSECEPNIANYWQSSFDALPTEWTDQFASGIQTIAVIQAGHGLLQLGSCKIIPEDLHFVLRMRHMFESLGYQSGFFLSQLFSSSRGTSSTPSFPLKQPPPPARPPPQLFNWPGQPQLPHAAASPLFPPGPAAFHPSARSSMPHYPGNKDESHMYHLAPSQHGKPPHMDEHQHHQQQMAPGETPDGDLKWPNGMSFFTALTGRSDDPKLLFGGPGGGGGGADDGKPAQDAQTGHGGAENVEEYLSLESHSNKARRMESAQSAKFKRSFTLPARMSSSNSPSPSVSASTGPAPPPQQQQGMEYRAQHEGSVYSDLMETFLE from the exons ATGGTGGGCTCGGGGGcggcaggagggggaggaggggatcACGCGCGGAGCAAAGAGGCCGCGGGGATGATGGCGCTCCACGAGGCGCTCCGCAACGTCTGCCTCAACTCGGACTGGACTTACTCCGTCTTCTGGACCATCCGTCCTCGCCC GCGGTGCCGCGGCGGCAACGGGTGCAAGGTCGGCGACGACAACGGCAGCCT GATGCTGATGTGGGAGGACGGGTTCTGCCGGCCGCGGATGGCGGAGTGCCTGGAGGACATGGACGGCGAGGACCCGGTGCGCAAGGCCTTCAGCAAGATGTCCATCCAGCTCTACAACTACGGAGAAGG GCTGATGGGAAAGGTGGCATCTGATAAGTGTCACAAATGGGTCTTCAAGGAACCTTCTGAATGCGAGCCCAACATCGCCAACTACTGGCAGAGCTCTTTTGATGCC CTTCCCACGGAATGGACGGACCAGTTCGCCTCCGGCATCCAG ACCATCGCCGTGATTCAAGCTGGCCATGGCCTCCTGCAGCTGGGTTCTTGCAAGATC ATACCGGAGGACCTGCACTTCGTGCTGCGGATGCGACACATGTTCGAGTCACTGGGCTACCAGTCAGGCTTCTTCCTCTCGcagctcttctcctcctcccgggGCACCTCGTCCACGCCCTCCTTCCCGCtcaagcagccgccgccgccggcgcgcCCGCCCCCGCAGCTCTTCAACTGGCCGGGCCAGCCGCAGCTCCCCCacgccgccgcctcgcccctgtTCCCGCCGGGACCGGCCGCGTTCCACCCGTCCGCGCGGTCGTCGATGCCGCATTACCCGGGCAACAAGGACGAGAGCCACATGTACCACCTCGCGCCGTCTCAGCATGGCAAGCCGCCGCACATGGACGaacaccagcaccaccagcaGCAGATGGCGCCCGGGGAGACGCCCGACGGCGACCTCAAGTGGCCCAACGGGATGTCATTCTTCACCGCGCTCACCGGGCGCTCAGATGACCCGAAGCTTTTGTTCGGCGGTCCCGGaggtggaggtggcggcgcggaCGACGGGAAGCCGGCGCAGGACGCGCAGACAGGGCACGGTGGTGCGGAGAACGTGGAAGAGTACCTGAGCCTGGAGAGCCACTCGAACAAGGCGAGGAGGATGGAGAGCGCCCAGAGCGCCAAGTTCAAGAGGAGCTTCACGTTGCCGGCGAGGATGAGCTCGTCCAACTCGCCGTCCCCGTCCGTGTCGGCCTCGACGGGGccggcgccgccgccgcagcagcaGCAAGGGATGGAGTACAGAGCGCAGCACGAGGGCAGCGTCTACTCGGACCTCATGGAGACGTTCTTGGAGTAG